Proteins from one Dysgonomonas sp. HDW5A genomic window:
- a CDS encoding malectin domain-containing carbohydrate-binding protein, whose amino-acid sequence MKKTFVTMLLCITAISLLSAQKTVTKDVMRKIYEEVKTPFKYGLVLAPSDNKHKMDCPTVFRENGRWYMSYLVYNGKSGKDGRGYETWLAESDDLLQWKTLGRIMSFPKAGSGRWDENQRGGYIALIDYEWSGSYKPQKFDNKYWMSYFGGTGRGYEQGRLEEGIAYTPGDITQAHEWKYLDKPVLSPLNPDKGWWENITQYKSSVIWDKNKTLGYPFVMYYNAGGVNPTNNVKAERIGIALSKDMVNWKRYKGNPIVNHEEGITGDGVIQKIGDVYVMFYFSAFRKDRPYKAFNTFACSYDLVNWTDWDGDDLIIPSEKYDNLFAHKSYVVKWNGTVYHFYCGVNENDQRGIAVATSKDMGKSLLRFPKPDKETFRKEFSLNEGWKTSVNETDKDAHKGFENPLYNDTQWERVSVPHNWDKYEGIRRLKHGNKHGYAWYRKEFNVEKQGENKRYFLYFEGVGSYATVFVNGKKVGYHAGGRTTFTLDVTDAVDFDRPNILAVQADHPPMISDSPWVCGGCSSEWGFSEGSQPMGIFRPVTLVVTDEVRIEPFGVHAWNNEPTDKDKKIFTLNVNTEVKNYSSKKRTFEVIQKLVDKDGIQIERITDKVTLKPNKIKTISQKSKDIENPHLWDTENPYLYKLITMIKEDGKTIDQETTAYGFRWVSWPVYRTDGDQRFYLNGKPVFLNGVCEYEHMLGNSHAFSEEQILSRISQMKAAGFNAFRDAHQPHNLIYQNIWDKTGMLFWTQLSAHVWYDTPEFRENFKNNLREWVKERRSCPSVILWGLQNESTLPEDFAKECTEIIREMDPTSPSQRLVTTCNGGTGTDWNVVQNWSGTYGGDPYKYAKELSKKEQLLNGEYGAWRSIGLHTEGGFKQDGIFSEDRMTQLMEMKIRLAEQAKDSVCGQFQWIYNSHDNPGRIQNEEGFRDIDRIGPFNYKGLVTPWEEPLDVYYMYRSNYISKEESPMVYLVSHTWNNRWTETGKKDGIIVYSNCDEVELFNDVKSVSLGKRTRGGIGTHFQWDNADIRYNVLYAVGYVDGKAVAEDYIIMENLPQSPDFGKLYKNLVNQTLPQKGYNYIYRVNCGGGDFMDENGNLWAADVHKKDGNYWGSLSWTDQFGSLPNFLASQRVTKDPIEGTKDWELFQTFRYGRDKLKYQFPLPDGEYLVEMYFIEPWWGTDRSMDCEGYRIFDVAISGDTVLKNLDIWKEAGHDRLLKKTVKASAKNGLLEISFPNTTAGQAILSAVAIASTNQSIKPAPQSPQLITDIKGGTQKSWLDTGKEFKTLPPLLYGAEYIIPNKGSNEISFSLTDNADIYIKEDTGFVKKSYPKNQTITVSGNKPIVAVPQIDWIEEPNLRPEIAYGAQEAITKGKGWAKVNHRKKDGMKIEQKGEHSITWTISPGLAGVYALRFKYMNVTKEPIVAKIQVLASDDRVMREDNIQFPSAPEKWRMVSTTTGAYINAGHYRVVISGENLNGLWFDGLDMQ is encoded by the coding sequence ATGAAAAAAACATTCGTTACCATGCTGCTGTGTATTACCGCTATATCGTTGCTGTCGGCACAAAAGACAGTTACCAAAGATGTAATGCGAAAAATATATGAAGAAGTAAAAACACCCTTCAAATATGGGCTGGTGCTTGCTCCTTCGGATAATAAGCACAAAATGGATTGTCCAACTGTTTTTCGGGAAAATGGCAGATGGTATATGTCATACCTCGTTTATAACGGAAAATCAGGAAAAGACGGACGTGGCTATGAAACATGGCTTGCCGAAAGTGACGACCTGCTACAATGGAAAACACTTGGACGGATAATGTCATTCCCTAAAGCAGGAAGCGGCAGATGGGACGAAAATCAACGGGGCGGATACATTGCCCTGATAGATTATGAGTGGAGCGGAAGCTACAAACCTCAGAAATTCGATAATAAATACTGGATGTCGTACTTTGGAGGAACAGGTCGCGGGTACGAACAAGGCAGGCTCGAAGAGGGCATTGCCTACACCCCCGGAGATATAACCCAAGCTCACGAATGGAAGTACTTAGACAAACCTGTTCTTTCGCCTCTCAACCCCGATAAAGGTTGGTGGGAAAATATCACACAATACAAATCGTCGGTTATTTGGGATAAGAACAAAACGTTGGGCTATCCTTTCGTAATGTATTACAATGCGGGTGGTGTCAACCCTACCAACAACGTAAAAGCCGAACGCATCGGCATTGCCTTGTCAAAGGATATGGTTAACTGGAAACGCTACAAAGGTAATCCCATTGTAAACCACGAAGAAGGAATTACAGGCGATGGAGTGATTCAAAAAATAGGTGATGTATATGTGATGTTCTATTTCAGTGCATTCCGCAAAGACCGCCCTTATAAAGCATTCAACACCTTTGCCTGTTCGTACGATTTAGTCAACTGGACAGATTGGGACGGTGACGATTTGATTATACCTTCCGAAAAATACGATAACCTGTTTGCACATAAATCGTATGTCGTAAAATGGAACGGAACGGTGTATCATTTCTATTGCGGAGTAAATGAAAACGACCAACGGGGAATAGCTGTTGCTACCTCGAAAGATATGGGCAAGAGCCTCCTCCGATTTCCTAAACCTGATAAAGAAACCTTCAGAAAAGAATTTTCGTTGAATGAGGGTTGGAAAACTAGCGTAAATGAGACAGACAAAGATGCCCACAAAGGGTTCGAAAATCCACTTTATAACGATACTCAATGGGAACGGGTAAGTGTTCCTCACAATTGGGACAAATACGAAGGTATCAGACGCTTAAAACATGGAAATAAGCATGGGTATGCGTGGTACAGAAAAGAGTTCAATGTAGAAAAGCAAGGCGAAAATAAAAGATACTTTCTATATTTTGAAGGTGTGGGTTCGTATGCTACAGTATTTGTTAACGGTAAAAAGGTTGGTTATCATGCAGGTGGGCGTACCACATTCACTTTAGATGTAACGGATGCTGTTGACTTTGACCGCCCCAATATATTGGCGGTTCAAGCAGACCATCCACCTATGATTTCCGATTCGCCATGGGTATGTGGGGGATGTTCGTCCGAATGGGGTTTTTCGGAAGGTTCTCAACCGATGGGTATTTTCAGACCTGTTACATTGGTTGTTACTGACGAAGTACGGATAGAGCCTTTCGGTGTGCATGCGTGGAATAACGAACCAACAGACAAGGATAAAAAGATATTTACGTTGAACGTAAATACCGAAGTCAAAAACTACAGTTCAAAAAAACGGACTTTTGAAGTCATTCAAAAACTGGTCGACAAAGACGGCATTCAAATAGAACGCATTACGGATAAAGTAACCTTAAAACCCAACAAAATAAAGACCATCAGCCAAAAGAGTAAAGACATCGAGAATCCGCATTTGTGGGATACCGAAAATCCGTATCTCTACAAGTTGATAACTATGATAAAAGAAGACGGGAAAACCATCGATCAGGAGACAACCGCCTACGGTTTCCGTTGGGTGTCGTGGCCTGTTTATCGTACCGATGGCGATCAACGTTTCTACCTCAATGGCAAGCCTGTATTCCTGAATGGTGTTTGCGAATACGAACATATGCTGGGAAATAGCCACGCTTTTAGCGAAGAGCAGATACTATCACGTATAAGCCAGATGAAAGCTGCGGGATTTAATGCTTTTCGGGATGCACATCAACCTCATAACCTTATCTATCAGAATATATGGGATAAAACAGGAATGCTTTTCTGGACACAATTATCTGCCCACGTATGGTACGACACACCCGAATTCAGAGAGAACTTTAAGAACAATCTTCGCGAATGGGTAAAAGAAAGACGTTCGTGCCCTTCGGTCATTTTGTGGGGATTACAAAACGAAAGCACACTGCCCGAAGATTTTGCCAAAGAGTGTACTGAAATTATACGTGAAATGGATCCCACTTCACCTTCACAACGCTTGGTTACAACCTGTAACGGAGGTACGGGAACAGACTGGAATGTAGTGCAAAACTGGTCGGGAACTTATGGAGGCGATCCTTACAAATACGCTAAAGAACTCAGCAAAAAAGAACAACTCCTAAACGGTGAATACGGTGCATGGAGAAGTATAGGATTACATACCGAAGGCGGTTTCAAACAAGACGGAATTTTCAGCGAAGATAGAATGACACAACTCATGGAAATGAAAATCCGCCTGGCAGAACAGGCCAAAGACAGCGTTTGCGGGCAGTTCCAATGGATATACAATTCGCACGACAACCCAGGTAGAATACAAAATGAAGAGGGCTTCCGCGATATAGACCGCATAGGACCTTTCAACTACAAAGGATTAGTTACTCCGTGGGAAGAACCTTTGGATGTGTATTACATGTACCGCTCTAATTATATATCGAAAGAAGAATCACCGATGGTTTATCTGGTTTCGCATACTTGGAATAATCGCTGGACGGAAACAGGCAAGAAAGACGGTATCATCGTATATTCAAATTGTGACGAAGTGGAGCTTTTCAACGATGTGAAATCAGTTTCGCTCGGCAAACGTACCAGAGGAGGAATAGGTACGCACTTTCAATGGGATAATGCGGACATTCGGTATAATGTACTGTATGCTGTTGGCTATGTTGACGGGAAAGCCGTTGCAGAGGATTATATTATTATGGAGAACCTGCCTCAATCGCCCGATTTTGGCAAGCTATATAAGAATCTAGTTAATCAAACCTTACCACAAAAAGGATATAATTATATATACCGTGTCAACTGCGGAGGGGGTGACTTCATGGATGAAAACGGAAACCTTTGGGCTGCCGATGTTCATAAGAAAGACGGAAATTACTGGGGTTCACTTTCGTGGACTGACCAATTTGGTAGCTTGCCTAACTTTTTGGCCTCTCAACGAGTTACAAAAGACCCGATTGAGGGTACTAAGGATTGGGAGTTGTTTCAGACCTTCCGATATGGTCGGGACAAACTGAAATACCAGTTCCCCCTACCCGATGGCGAATATCTGGTAGAGATGTATTTTATAGAACCTTGGTGGGGTACAGATAGAAGCATGGATTGTGAAGGCTACCGAATCTTTGATGTGGCAATAAGTGGAGACACCGTATTAAAAAATCTGGATATTTGGAAAGAGGCAGGACACGACCGATTACTGAAAAAGACAGTAAAAGCCTCGGCTAAAAACGGATTACTCGAAATATCTTTTCCGAATACAACCGCAGGGCAAGCCATTCTTTCGGCTGTTGCTATCGCATCTACAAATCAAAGTATCAAACCTGCACCACAATCGCCTCAACTGATTACTGATATAAAAGGAGGTACGCAAAAATCGTGGTTGGATACAGGCAAGGAGTTCAAAACACTTCCTCCGTTATTATACGGAGCAGAATATATAATTCCGAACAAAGGTTCTAACGAGATCAGTTTCAGCCTGACCGACAATGCTGATATTTATATCAAGGAAGATACCGGTTTTGTGAAGAAATCATATCCTAAAAATCAGACTATTACTGTCAGTGGAAATAAACCGATAGTAGCCGTTCCTCAGATCGATTGGATAGAGGAACCAAATCTTCGCCCCGAAATTGCTTACGGAGCACAAGAAGCCATTACCAAAGGTAAAGGATGGGCAAAAGTGAACCATCGTAAAAAAGACGGGATGAAGATAGAACAAAAAGGCGAACACAGCATTACATGGACTATCTCACCGGGATTAGCCGGAGTTTACGCCCTCCGTTTCAAGTATATGAACGTGACTAAAGAACCTATCGTTGCTAAAATTCAAGTATTGGCTTCGGATGACAGGGTGATGCGGGAAGATAATATACAATTTCCGTCTGCTCCCGAAAAATGGCGTATGGTAAGCACTACTACGGGAGCTTATATCAATGCGGGTCATTACAGGGTAGTGATCAGCGGAGAAAATCTTAACGGACTTTGGTTCGATGGTTTAGATATGCAATAA
- a CDS encoding glycoside hydrolase family 20 zincin-like fold domain-containing protein, protein MILFISCSTEKVTIIVEENPSTRVTFGIDKLKSALEQAKYTVYIKTVNDNKDSHVITISENKTDSLAKEGYTIKSENGSIHIKGNDASGTLYGCIELIKQIKEEKKLPANFNITDNPEMVLRGSCVGVQKPYYLPDRTVYEYPYTPETFPWFYDKALWIEYLDMMVDNKMNSLYLWNGHPFASLVKLDDYPYAVEVDDKTFKMNEDMFAFLTEEADKRGIWVIQMFYNILVSKPFAEHHGIKTQDRSRPITPLISDYTRKSVAAFIEKYPNVGLLVCLGEAMDTYEDDLEWFTKTIIPGVQDGLAKLGTTDLPPIVLRAHDTDAKMVMEASLPLYKNLYTMHKYNGESLTTYEPRGSWSKIHTDLSSLGSVHISNVHILANLEPFRWGSPDFIQKVVHAMHNVHGANAVHIYPQASYWDWPYTADKSDPRLKEIERDWIWYQAWARYAWNGNRDRNDEINYWTKQIGNMYDCGEAGKDILEAYEQSGEIAPKLLRKFGITEGNRQTLLLGMFLSQLVNPAKWKVYPGFHESCGPEGELLIDYMNKEWNKQPHVGETPPQLISEAVAHGNAAVAAIDKAASKIGKNKEEFNRIKNDMYCYQEFANFFSEKVKAAMLILQYTHSNKITDLEKAIPHIEKSLEYYQQLVNLTKDTYLYANSMQTAQRRIPIGGDDAKNKTWEELLPHYQAELANFKKNVEFIKKNGNSDNQTFDVLKPVEVKLDNKDGIAYTIKKGEKVFSDKDFVIGDFSPELKNMRPIRFSQDKQAEQGTTISFESQKPVSLLVGYLNTERKEYAKAPTLETDASANQYGQGDVKIANALDIPGRGSVNIHTYTFPAGKNTLNLGKGALLIFGFIDANQKIAPHNAGFGGQDASSKIDWLFY, encoded by the coding sequence ATGATTCTATTTATTTCGTGTTCAACGGAAAAAGTAACAATCATAGTTGAAGAGAATCCTTCAACCCGTGTAACCTTTGGTATTGATAAATTAAAATCGGCTCTAGAACAAGCTAAATATACAGTTTATATTAAAACTGTAAACGATAATAAAGACAGTCACGTTATTACCATCAGCGAGAATAAAACCGATTCACTGGCAAAAGAAGGATACACAATTAAATCCGAAAACGGCTCTATTCACATTAAAGGAAATGATGCTTCGGGCACACTGTACGGTTGTATTGAACTGATAAAACAAATCAAAGAAGAGAAAAAGTTACCTGCTAATTTCAACATCACCGATAACCCCGAAATGGTTCTTCGGGGTTCGTGTGTAGGTGTACAAAAACCGTATTATCTGCCCGACAGAACTGTATACGAATATCCTTATACTCCCGAAACTTTCCCTTGGTTCTATGATAAAGCTTTATGGATTGAATATCTGGATATGATGGTTGACAATAAAATGAACTCTTTATACTTATGGAACGGACATCCCTTTGCCTCTTTAGTGAAATTGGACGATTATCCGTATGCTGTAGAGGTTGACGATAAAACATTCAAGATGAATGAAGATATGTTCGCATTCCTCACAGAAGAAGCAGATAAAAGAGGTATCTGGGTCATACAAATGTTTTACAATATCTTAGTATCAAAACCTTTCGCCGAACATCACGGCATTAAAACACAAGACAGAAGCCGCCCTATTACTCCTCTTATATCGGATTATACACGGAAATCGGTAGCTGCATTTATAGAAAAATATCCCAATGTCGGACTATTAGTTTGCTTGGGAGAAGCGATGGATACATACGAAGACGACCTAGAATGGTTCACTAAAACAATTATCCCGGGAGTACAAGACGGATTAGCCAAATTGGGAACGACTGATCTCCCTCCGATAGTTTTAAGGGCACACGATACTGATGCTAAAATGGTGATGGAGGCTTCCCTACCCCTTTACAAGAACCTATACACCATGCACAAATACAATGGTGAATCGTTGACAACATACGAACCACGTGGTTCGTGGTCTAAGATACATACCGACCTTAGCAGTTTGGGATCGGTACATATCTCAAATGTACATATTTTGGCTAATCTGGAGCCTTTCCGCTGGGGATCGCCTGATTTTATTCAGAAAGTGGTTCATGCCATGCACAATGTACATGGGGCAAATGCAGTTCATATTTATCCGCAAGCTTCTTATTGGGATTGGCCTTATACCGCCGACAAAAGCGATCCTCGTTTAAAAGAAATAGAAAGAGACTGGATCTGGTATCAAGCGTGGGCACGTTATGCGTGGAATGGAAACAGAGACCGAAACGATGAAATCAACTACTGGACAAAACAAATCGGCAATATGTACGATTGTGGCGAAGCTGGAAAAGACATACTCGAAGCTTATGAGCAATCGGGAGAAATAGCTCCTAAATTACTTCGCAAATTCGGAATCACCGAAGGAAACAGGCAAACCTTATTATTGGGGATGTTCCTGAGCCAATTAGTAAATCCTGCTAAATGGAAAGTATATCCCGGATTTCACGAATCGTGCGGACCCGAAGGTGAATTGCTAATCGATTATATGAACAAGGAATGGAACAAACAGCCTCATGTGGGCGAAACTCCTCCTCAACTTATATCGGAAGCTGTTGCACATGGCAATGCTGCCGTTGCTGCCATAGACAAAGCTGCATCTAAAATAGGAAAAAATAAAGAAGAATTTAATCGTATAAAAAACGATATGTATTGTTATCAGGAATTTGCCAACTTCTTCTCCGAGAAGGTAAAGGCTGCCATGCTGATACTTCAATATACACATTCTAATAAAATTACTGATCTGGAAAAGGCGATTCCTCATATCGAAAAAAGTCTGGAATATTATCAGCAATTGGTAAATCTAACAAAAGATACCTACCTGTATGCAAATAGTATGCAAACGGCTCAACGCCGTATTCCGATTGGTGGCGATGATGCGAAAAACAAAACATGGGAAGAATTGCTTCCTCATTATCAGGCGGAATTGGCAAACTTCAAGAAAAATGTAGAGTTTATCAAAAAGAATGGAAATTCTGACAATCAGACTTTTGATGTATTAAAACCTGTTGAAGTGAAATTAGACAATAAGGACGGCATTGCTTATACGATCAAAAAAGGCGAAAAAGTTTTTTCGGACAAAGATTTTGTAATCGGAGATTTTTCTCCTGAACTGAAAAATATGAGACCCATCCGTTTTAGTCAGGATAAACAAGCCGAACAAGGTACAACTATATCTTTCGAGAGCCAAAAGCCTGTCAGCCTACTAGTAGGATATCTGAATACTGAACGTAAAGAATATGCCAAAGCTCCTACATTGGAAACTGATGCCAGTGCCAATCAGTATGGACAAGGAGATGTGAAAATAGCCAATGCTTTAGACATTCCGGGCAGAGGCTCAGTGAATATTCACACCTATACTTTTCCTGCCGGAAAAAATACGCTGAATCTGGGGAAAGGAGCTTTACTGATTTTCGGATTTATTGATGCAAATCAAAAAATAGCCCCTCACAACGCAGGATTTGGAGGTCAAGATGCATCGAGCAAAATCGACTGGCTATTTTATTGA
- a CDS encoding glycoside hydrolase family 127 protein, translated as MRKLSYIFLSALFLSGTFTLVAQNKSLVNTTQSPYAKLSGVGMSDVHWTNGFWADRFEICKQSMSPELMKTYMDESISHSFKNFEIAARLDTGSHVGPPFHDGDFYKAFESLVSLYATTGDKNLMALMDKIIPVIAKSQREDGYIHTPVMIEERKNGQKAKAFDDRLNFETYNMGHLMTMACLHYRVTGKRSLLDVAVKATDYLYNFYKTASPELARNAICPSHYMGVVEMYRTTRDPKYLELSKSLIDIRGLMENGTDDNQDRIPFRQQTKAIGHAVRANYLYAGVADVYAETGDTSLLRPLNLIWDNMVNTKIYITGACGALYDGVSPNGTSYEPSVVQKTHQSYGRDYQLPNITAHNETCANIGNLLWNWRMLQLTGEAKYADIVELTLYNSILSGVSLNGLDFCYTNPLAVSDKFPYTMRWAGGRIPYIALSNCCPPNTVRTISEVQNYVYNLSEDGLYVNLYGGSQLKTNLKNGENIQVTQTTDYPWDGEVLLTIDKAPKKSFILSMRIPGWCKGATISVNGQKQEANITSGSYAQINRTWKDGDKVELNLPMEAKLIETNPLVEETRNQIAVKRGPVVYCLESSDLSKQDIFQVVIPSDIKLAPIQMNIDNNKFMALEGQAYIEDNNWSNTLYREVSPIEKLNSIKLIPYYAWGNRGKSDMTVWMNLKR; from the coding sequence ATGAGAAAATTAAGCTATATATTTTTATCCGCACTATTTTTGAGTGGTACTTTCACCTTAGTCGCTCAAAATAAAAGTCTGGTAAATACCACTCAAAGTCCTTATGCCAAACTTTCGGGTGTGGGTATGAGTGATGTTCATTGGACAAACGGATTTTGGGCAGATCGCTTTGAAATCTGCAAACAATCGATGTCTCCCGAATTGATGAAAACATATATGGATGAAAGTATCAGCCATTCATTTAAAAATTTCGAAATTGCAGCCCGATTAGATACCGGATCGCACGTGGGTCCTCCATTCCACGATGGCGATTTCTACAAAGCATTCGAAAGCTTGGTAAGTTTATATGCTACCACAGGAGATAAAAACCTGATGGCATTGATGGACAAGATTATCCCTGTTATTGCTAAATCGCAACGTGAAGACGGATATATCCATACACCCGTTATGATCGAAGAACGTAAAAACGGTCAAAAAGCAAAAGCTTTCGATGACCGATTAAACTTCGAGACTTACAACATGGGACACCTAATGACTATGGCCTGCCTCCACTATCGGGTTACAGGAAAGCGCAGCTTATTGGATGTAGCTGTCAAAGCAACCGATTATCTCTATAATTTCTATAAAACGGCATCGCCTGAATTGGCTCGCAATGCAATTTGCCCTTCACATTATATGGGTGTGGTAGAAATGTACCGCACTACTCGTGATCCAAAATACCTGGAATTATCGAAGAGCCTTATTGATATCAGAGGATTGATGGAAAACGGTACAGACGACAATCAGGATCGAATTCCGTTCCGCCAACAAACCAAAGCGATTGGGCACGCCGTGCGTGCAAACTATCTGTATGCAGGCGTAGCAGACGTATATGCAGAGACGGGAGACACATCATTACTTCGTCCTTTGAATTTGATCTGGGACAATATGGTGAATACCAAAATATACATCACGGGAGCTTGCGGTGCTCTTTACGATGGAGTATCTCCCAACGGAACATCTTATGAGCCTTCTGTTGTACAAAAAACACACCAATCATACGGTAGAGACTATCAACTACCTAATATAACGGCACACAACGAAACGTGTGCCAATATAGGTAATCTACTTTGGAACTGGCGAATGCTTCAACTCACAGGGGAAGCTAAATATGCGGATATTGTGGAGCTGACTCTTTATAATAGTATTTTATCGGGCGTGAGTCTCAATGGCCTTGACTTTTGCTATACAAATCCATTGGCAGTTTCCGATAAATTTCCGTATACCATGCGCTGGGCAGGTGGTAGGATTCCTTACATAGCCTTATCTAATTGCTGCCCTCCAAATACGGTGAGAACTATATCCGAAGTACAAAATTATGTCTATAATCTTTCGGAAGACGGATTATATGTAAACCTTTATGGAGGAAGCCAATTAAAAACCAATCTAAAAAACGGCGAAAACATCCAAGTGACTCAAACTACTGATTATCCTTGGGATGGGGAAGTTTTATTAACCATTGATAAAGCTCCAAAGAAATCATTTATACTTTCGATGCGTATTCCCGGATGGTGTAAAGGAGCAACAATATCTGTCAATGGGCAGAAACAAGAAGCTAATATTACATCGGGTTCTTACGCTCAAATAAACAGAACCTGGAAAGACGGTGACAAAGTAGAATTAAACTTACCTATGGAAGCCAAATTAATAGAAACCAATCCGTTGGTGGAAGAAACACGCAATCAGATTGCTGTTAAAAGAGGCCCTGTTGTATATTGTCTGGAAAGTAGCGACTTATCGAAACAAGATATATTTCAAGTGGTTATTCCTTCTGATATTAAGCTTGCTCCTATTCAAATGAATATCGATAACAATAAATTCATGGCTTTAGAAGGACAAGCGTATATCGAAGATAATAATTGGAGCAACACACTGTATCGTGAAGTTTCTCCCATAGAAAAGCTCAATTCGATAAAACTGATTCCTTATTATGCGTGGGGAAACAGAGGAAAATCAGATATGACTGTCTGGATGAATTTAAAAAGATAA